A single region of the Melopsittacus undulatus isolate bMelUnd1 chromosome 10, bMelUnd1.mat.Z, whole genome shotgun sequence genome encodes:
- the MRPL22 gene encoding large ribosomal subunit protein uL22m — protein sequence MAARWAAGNACVRGLLGWVRPERWLAASSLFPLSCIHTSCTALQQIGKWEKKNRIVYPPQLPGEPRRPAEIYHCRREIKYSKDKMWYLAKLIKGMSIDQALAQLEFSDKKGAKVIKEVLLEAQELAVKKHNVEFKSNLHIAESTTGRGRYTKRIRYHAKGMFGIMKIVRCHYFVKLVEGPPPPPEPPKTGFDQAKEYVQQLRSRTLVNTL from the exons ATGGCGGCGCGGTGGGCTGCAG GTAACGCCTGTGTGCGCGGTCTGCTCGGTTGGGTGCGGCCGGAGAG GTGGCTAGCAGCTAGTAGCCTTTTTCCTCTGTCATGCATCCACACAtcatgcacagctctgcagcaaattggaaagtgggagaaaaagaacaggATTGTTTACCCTCCACAACTGCCTGGAGAACCACGCAGACCAGCT GAAATATATCACTGTCGGAGGGagataaaatacagcaaagataAGATGTGGTACCTGGCAAAACTG ATAAAAGGGATGTCCATTGATCAGGCTCTGGCTCAGCTGGAATTCAGTGATAAAAAGGGAGCAAAGGTGATCAAAGAG GTTCTGTTAGAAGCGCAGGAATTAGCAGTAAAAAAGCACAACGTGGAATTCAAATCAAATTTACATATAG ccGAGTCAACGACGGGCAGAGGCCGCTATACGAAGCGGATTCGTTACCATGCCAAAGGCATGTTTGGCATCATGAAAATTGTCAGGTGCCATTACTTTGTGAAGCTGGTGGAAGgtccccctcctcctccagaGCCACCAAAGACTGGGTTTGACCAAGCCAAAGAATACGTGCAGCAGCTGCGGAGTAGAACCCTTGTTAATACACTATGA